The following proteins come from a genomic window of Enterobacter chengduensis:
- the ubiC gene encoding chorismate lyase, whose amino-acid sequence MSHPALLRLRALRYFDQIPALDPQQLDWLLLEDSMTKRFEQQGKTVTVTLSQEGFVSGEEIACELPLLPQEPRYWLREILLCADGEPWLAGRTVVPESTLSGPELALQRLGKTPLGRYLFTSSELTRDFIEIGRDAELWGRRSRLRLSGKPLILTELFLPASPLY is encoded by the coding sequence ATGTCACACCCCGCGCTTTTGCGCCTGCGTGCACTGCGCTATTTCGACCAAATACCCGCGCTTGATCCTCAGCAACTGGACTGGCTGTTGCTGGAAGATTCCATGACGAAACGTTTTGAACAACAGGGTAAAACGGTCACGGTGACCCTGAGTCAGGAAGGGTTTGTCTCTGGCGAGGAGATCGCCTGCGAGCTGCCGCTGCTGCCGCAAGAGCCTCGTTACTGGCTGCGCGAAATCTTACTCTGCGCTGACGGTGAACCGTGGCTTGCCGGACGGACGGTGGTGCCTGAGTCCACCCTTTCCGGGCCAGAGCTGGCGCTGCAGCGTCTGGGGAAAACGCCGCTGGGGCGTTACCTTTTCACCTCGTCTGAGCTTACCCGGGATTTTATTGAGATTGGTCGTGATGCCGAACTCTGGGGGCGTCGTTCCCGCCTTCGCCTGAGCGGGAAACCGTTAATTCTGACGGAGCTTTTTTTACCGGCATCACCGTTGTACTAA
- the malM gene encoding maltose operon protein MalM, protein MKMKKSLVALCLSAGLMACVPAVTFADVNFVPQNTSAAPAIPAAALQQLTWTPVDQSKTQSTQLSTGGQQLNVPGITGPVAAYSVPANIGELTLTLTSEVNKQTSVFAPNVLILDQNLTPSAFFPSEYFSYQEPGVMSADRLEGKMRLTPALGQQKIYVLVFTTEKDLQQTTKLIDPAKAYAKGTGNSVPDIPDPLARHVTDGLLKLKVSTNNASSVLVGPLFGSSGTGPVTVGNTAAPAYTAPAATAAAPVATAAPAPAKKAEPVLNDTEEYFNNAIKQAVKRGDVDKALKLLDEAERLGSTTARSTFISSVKGKG, encoded by the coding sequence ATGAAAATGAAGAAAAGTCTCGTCGCGCTGTGCCTCTCTGCGGGGCTGATGGCCTGTGTTCCGGCGGTCACCTTTGCAGACGTGAATTTCGTACCACAAAATACCAGCGCTGCGCCGGCTATCCCGGCGGCGGCGCTTCAGCAGCTGACATGGACGCCTGTCGATCAATCTAAAACGCAGTCGACACAGCTTTCTACGGGTGGCCAGCAGCTAAACGTGCCGGGTATCACCGGACCGGTTGCCGCCTACAGCGTGCCGGCCAACATTGGTGAGCTGACCCTGACGTTGACCAGCGAAGTGAACAAGCAAACCAGCGTCTTTGCGCCGAACGTGCTGATTCTGGATCAAAACTTGACGCCATCTGCTTTCTTCCCAAGCGAGTATTTTAGTTACCAGGAACCTGGCGTCATGAGCGCCGACCGTCTGGAAGGCAAAATGCGCCTGACGCCTGCCTTGGGACAGCAGAAGATTTATGTTTTGGTTTTCACGACCGAAAAAGATCTGCAGCAGACCACGAAGCTCATCGACCCGGCAAAAGCCTACGCCAAAGGAACGGGTAACTCTGTTCCGGACATCCCGGATCCGTTAGCGCGCCACGTCACCGACGGCCTGCTTAAGCTGAAAGTCTCAACGAACAACGCGTCCAGCGTGCTGGTCGGCCCGCTGTTTGGCTCCTCCGGTACCGGCCCTGTCACCGTAGGCAACACCGCTGCACCTGCCTATACCGCACCCGCTGCCACGGCAGCCGCACCGGTAGCGACCGCAGCGCCTGCCCCGGCGAAGAAAGCGGAGCCGGTACTGAACGACACCGAAGAGTACTTCAACAACGCCATTAAGCAGGCGGTGAAGCGCGGTGATGTCGATAAGGCGCTGAAGCTGCTTGATGAAGCCGAACGTTTAGGTTCAACCACTGCCCGTTCCACCTTTATCAGCAGTGTAAAAGGCAAGGGGTAA
- the ubiA gene encoding 4-hydroxybenzoate octaprenyltransferase, with amino-acid sequence MEWSLSQNKLLAYHRLMRTDKPIGALLLLWPTLWALWLATPGVPPLWILGVFVAGVWLMRAAGCVVNDYADRKFDGHVKRTAGRPLPSGQVTGKEARVLFTILVLLSFLLVLTLNTMTILLSVAALALAWVYPFMKRYTHLPQVVLGAAFGWSIPMAFAAVSESLPLSCWLMFLANILWAVAYDTQYAMVDRDDDLKIGIKSTAILFGRQDKLIIGILQAAVLALMVAIGRLNGLNWEFYWSVLVAGLLFAYQQKLIAKREREACFKAFMNNNYVGLALFLGLAMSYFL; translated from the coding sequence ATGGAGTGGAGCCTGTCGCAGAATAAGCTGCTGGCGTATCACCGCTTAATGCGTACCGATAAACCCATTGGCGCGTTGCTGTTGCTGTGGCCGACCCTATGGGCGCTGTGGCTCGCCACGCCGGGCGTGCCGCCGCTGTGGATCCTCGGCGTGTTCGTTGCCGGCGTCTGGCTGATGCGCGCGGCGGGCTGCGTGGTGAATGACTATGCCGATCGCAAATTCGACGGCCACGTTAAGCGTACCGCCGGTCGTCCGTTACCCAGCGGGCAGGTCACCGGGAAAGAAGCCCGCGTGCTGTTCACTATTCTGGTGCTGCTCTCTTTCCTGCTGGTGTTAACCCTCAACACCATGACCATTCTGCTTTCCGTTGCGGCGCTGGCGCTGGCCTGGGTCTATCCGTTTATGAAGCGCTATACCCACCTGCCTCAGGTGGTGCTGGGCGCGGCGTTTGGCTGGTCGATTCCGATGGCGTTTGCGGCGGTGAGTGAGTCCTTACCGCTGAGCTGCTGGCTGATGTTCCTGGCGAATATTCTCTGGGCCGTGGCCTATGACACGCAATACGCGATGGTCGACCGCGACGATGACCTGAAAATTGGTATTAAATCCACCGCCATCCTCTTTGGCCGTCAGGACAAGCTGATTATCGGTATCCTGCAGGCCGCGGTACTGGCGCTGATGGTCGCGATTGGCCGTCTCAACGGGCTGAACTGGGAGTTTTACTGGTCCGTGCTGGTGGCGGGACTGCTGTTTGCCTATCAGCAAAAGCTGATTGCGAAGCGCGAACGGGAAGCCTGCTTCAAGGCGTTTATGAACAATAACTACGTCGGTCTGGCGCTGTTTTTAGGCCTGGCGATGAGCTACTTCCTGTAA